The nucleotide window GCTGGCGCCACACTCACGGCACATGAGCGGGGCCCGGCGGCTCTGGCAGCTGGCTTTGGAGTGCAGGGACATGGATTTCTCCTTCCGTGTGATGTACGAGCACTTCTCACACTTAAAGACCTGGCTCTCCGACTGCACCACCAGCATCTGCACCCTGCCCTCGAGCACTAGCGTCTCTGCCTGCTCTTTGTCCTGCTTTCGCAGAGCCTTCAGCACTGACTCTGAGCCGCCCCTGGCATTGTCACCGGAGGCAGGCCCATCCTCTGGGACAGGCAGGTGGCCCTGTTCAGGTGTCTTCAGCATGCTGAGCCAGGCCTCTGGCAGCTTGGCTTGGCTGGTGTCTCTCTCCTCAATGTCTGCCATGACTTTGTCTGAGCATGACCCCTCAAGGTGTCCCATGTCCTCCTTTAGGGTCTCTTTTCCCTGGTTGTCTCCTTCCGCTACACTGCCCTTCACCACCTTCTCTTCTTGTACATCTACCTCTTCCCCAAAGTCTGGGATGTCTTCAAGTGTATTGCCACTGTCCTCCAAGCCAAGGCCATCCTGGGAGCCCAGCATCTCATAGGCTGCAGGAGGCTCCTTGCAGGACAGCATTTCCACACTCTCTGGCTGGGTCACACAGGCTTCTCCAGTCAAGTTCTCCAGGAGAGGGTCAGACGAGACATTCAGTGCCTCCAAGTGCAAGGTGCAGCTCTCTGCCACATCTTCAGAAACAGTGAACTCAGTAGAACCTGTGGCAGCATTTCCTTGCATGCAGTCTTCTTCCAAGGCATTGCCAGCAATaggacagctctgctcccccttgcctctctctgcctcactgctgctctctggtggAGCAGCATCCTGCTCAAGGAGGGGCACCATGAACACTTGCTGGTAGCCCTCGTCTCCCTGGGACTCCACCTGGGATGGCTTCTCCTTCATCCACTGCTCCTTGCCAGTGAGGGGGGAACTGGCATCCACATGCAGGGCTGCACCAACCTCATAGCCAAAGAGTGCCTCAGATGAGCTGAtctccagctccttgctggCATAATTGTCCAGCCAGTCCTTGTCACCAGGAATGTAGCCATGAATCTTGCGCTTATGGAAAAAGAGGCTGGTGTTACTGAAGGTGCAGTATGAACAGAGGGCACAGCGAAACTCCTTCTGCTTGGTGTGCTTGCAGTTCTCATGGTTCAGCAGCGCCTGCTTGTACTTGGTCTGGTAGGTGCAGTACTGGCACTGGAAGACAGGTACCTGGTAGTTCTGCGAGTGCTTCGCCTGCATGTGCTTCTGCAGCTCGTACTTGCGCTTGCAGGCAAAGCCGCACACCTCGCAAATCAGACTTTTACCCTGGTGCCGCAGCTTGTGGCTGCTCAGCTGGTCAGCACGGTGACACCGGTATGAGCACTGGTTACACTGGTACCTGCAGGGACAAGCAGAATCGGTCAGGCAGCACAAGGAATTGGGGCCGGCTGAGCTCCATCAGGCATGCTGAGCTCTCCTTCCCCAATCCCAGACAAACAGGGAAGGGGTACTGTTCGGTTTGTGAGATCTGACCTTTGCCATCCAGACAGCTCTTACCACAAGCaattcctccctgctgcagcccttggtACTGCTGGTGCTTTACACCCCCAGCATGGGGACTGGAGATAGATTCCCTGAGTATTCCATACAGTGACCTTGTTAGACATGCACTCTCACATGTGCACGCcaacagcatttccagcattCCTGGAGGCAGACTAGACCCCAAAGAGGTGATAATCTGGCAGTCCTGAACAGGCCTTGACCCACAAGCATCAGCAGAGCAATGAACGCAAGCTCAGAGTTGCACCTCTGAGGTAATATACCTCCTTGGTGGCACAGAGACACCAAAAATAGCTTTGCCTCCACAGCATCATGCTGTAAGTTCAAAAACCAAATTTCTTATGTACCagaaggggcagagcaggcatGAGAAAGTCTGGCACACAGCGCAGCCAGAAGCAGACCCCTGGAGCAGGATGTGGGGAGCCCTGACTATGCTGCCAGGCCAGTGGAGCAGGGGTCTTACCGGAGATCTCCAGTGTGCTTGCGCATGTGGACGTTCAGGTAGTGCTTCCACTTGGTGATGTACCCGCACTCGGTGCACATGAAGTTCTTGTCATTGGAGTGGGTCAGCATGTGCTTGGACAGGTAGCTCACATCCCGGCACGTGAAGTCGCAGAGCTCACATTTGTGAGGTTTCTCTCCTACATGCAACACACAAATGCCTTCAGCGTGACAGCCAGATAAAGCAACATGGCAGGGaaaccagctcagcagggagcaTGCAACAACTTCAGGCAAGTGATCCTGAGCTGGTAAAGCTGGTGGTGGGACCCAGGAACCCTGACCCAGCCCTCCTTGCCCACCCAGAGGCAGGACAAGAGACCTTCCCCATCAGACCTCAGCTTTTGGGACCTCACAGGGGACACCCACCAGTGTGCAACAACATGTGCCGGATGAGCACCCGCTTGTGCGCTGTGGCGAAGGCACACTCAGTGCACTTGTGGATCTTCTCATTGGCATGCATCTTGCCCACATGGTCATGAAACTCCACAGGGTTGAAAGTGGCATAGGGACAGAAactgcactggagctgctcacTGCCTGGGTGGCCCTGCTTCTTGTGCTTGCGGAAAACGTGCTTGTTGGAGCAGATGAAGTCACACTGCTGGCAGTGGAAGGCGTAGTGGGTTTTCCGGTGAGCCTCCATGGCCTCAGCCGTGCCGAAGAGCAGTGAGCAGGCATGGTACTTGCACTCTACCGCCTTGATGCCATGAGCATCCTTGAGGTGACGGACAAACTCCTTACGGTCCTCTGCACAGAAGTTGCAGTCCCTGTGGAAGCAGCTCAGCCTCTTGGGTTCAGCTTTGTGAGTCTTCAAGTGCTCCTTGAGGGCCTGGCTGAGCCGAAATTTCTCCTCACAGACGGGGCAGGAGTAAACATCGGAGTAGAAGTTGGAGATGTCCTCGTGCATGCTGGCCATGTGGCGGTTGAGAGCGTTCTTCTCCACTGAGCTGTAGTGACAGAGTGGGCAGCGATGAGCCTTCTCGCCTGTCTCCCGCATCATGTGGATTTTCAGCTTGCTTTTGCTGGTGAAGTACTTGTGACAGTtggggcactgcaggctggggtCAGGGAAGTGCAGGTGGAGGTGCTCTACCAGGTGGGTCCGCTTTTTGAAGCACCGCTTGCATTCAGGGCACATGTGGGTTTTGTAGAGGTATTCGGAGCCTTCTGCAACATCCCCTGGGGAAACAAAGGAGGGGGAGCAGTTAATAGGGAAAAGATGGAGAGCACAGGCAGATGTTATGTCCCTGATCCAGTTGTGCCAGGATGAGGATTTATACACAcgtgcagtgacacagccaccACGTACTCAAAGGGACTGTCCCCACCCCAAGCCACCAAGATACTTCAGGTGAGTTCTTTCCAACTCAATACTGGCAAATCACAGCCTACATCAGGCCTGCTGATGTGCCCCTGGTCCCCAAAGCCAGGCAGACCTTTGCCTAAACCTGGCAGCATGCatgaacaggaaaagaagagatGTATTTGCTTGGGCAGAGGTTGGGGGAACAAGTGCACTGGTACATGCAGGAGATGTGAGGTCACCCACCAACCTGGGCCAcatttccctgccagccctgaggaTGTGGTGCTTGTTCACAaagcctgagcagctcctggtaaGGCCCTGCATCCTACCTTTGAAGTGCTGCGCCTGTGGCACTCCAACTTTTTTGGGAGCTGCCTTCCCATCCTCTTTGGCCTCGGCTTCACAGAGGCTCTTGCCATCTTCCTCTGGTGACTCATCCCCACTGCTGTCTGAgtcctcttctccagctgacACTCTCTTCAAGGAGGTGTCCTCAGTACCTGCAGGCTTTCCTGGCCTCGCTTCGGCTGTGCTGGCCTTCCAGCCAGAGTGGCAATCAcctggctcctcctgcccttctgATGCTGCTTCAGTGGGGAAAGACAAGAGATAATCACGTTCCATGCAGGAGCAAGCCAGCCTCACACACCCACAGACATGCAGAAAAAACACCTGGCTAAGATGGAGGGCACAAACCGTGATGCAGGAGGCACAAATGCAGGGTTCCCAGCCCTCCAGCTTCTCCCCCACTCCTCCACCTGTAACTGGgatgcacagacacagccagcctctgcagcacccacaggtcCCAACCCCCCACCCAGCCATACCCGATGGCAGGATGCAGCACTTGTAAAGGCTGTGAGGGTCGCCTGTTGTGGGCATCTCAGAAGGGGACTCTGTGGTGTGACCCTTCCTGTGCTGCCAGAAGAGCTTGGCATTGGCTGTGATGAAGTCGCAGTGAGCGCAGTGGAAGGGGAAGTGCGTCCGATGGTGCTGCTCCATGGCCTGGCGGCTGGGGAAGAGCAGCGGGCAGGCCCGGCAGGCGCACGACACGGCGGAGGCCCCATGCAGGTGGCGCAAGTGAGTGCGCAGTTGCTTGCGGTCCTCTGTGGTGAActggcagccctgctcaggacagggcagggctcccGACGGGGCACGGTGGGTCTTGAAGTGCTCCTTGAGTTGCCCAGGCTGCAAAAATGCCTCCTGGCAGACGGGGCATAGCAGGCACTCGGGAGCACAGCCCTCCTGTGTGCTGCCTCCGGGTAGCTCTGAGCCCCTGGGATCACTCTGA belongs to Serinus canaria isolate serCan28SL12 chromosome 7, serCan2020, whole genome shotgun sequence and includes:
- the ZNF142 gene encoding zinc finger protein 142 isoform X1, whose translation is METLCSELLLPTPGEVGAVGSPGVASAGLAGTPPLAASQDLLLAEASVPGEGAHAEGSNVEIFIEAVAGNVTLSNAASATEVLVKVVELYFCERCGQSFSEASLLSQHQCLLLPPQEHLELPGALLAAASESQSDPRGSELPGGSTQEGCAPECLLCPVCQEAFLQPGQLKEHFKTHRAPSGALPCPEQGCQFTTEDRKQLRTHLRHLHGASAVSCACRACPLLFPSRQAMEQHHRTHFPFHCAHCDFITANAKLFWQHRKGHTTESPSEMPTTGDPHSLYKCCILPSAASEGQEEPGDCHSGWKASTAEARPGKPAGTEDTSLKRVSAGEEDSDSSGDESPEEDGKSLCEAEAKEDGKAAPKKVGVPQAQHFKGDVAEGSEYLYKTHMCPECKRCFKKRTHLVEHLHLHFPDPSLQCPNCHKYFTSKSKLKIHMMRETGEKAHRCPLCHYSSVEKNALNRHMASMHEDISNFYSDVYSCPVCEEKFRLSQALKEHLKTHKAEPKRLSCFHRDCNFCAEDRKEFVRHLKDAHGIKAVECKYHACSLLFGTAEAMEAHRKTHYAFHCQQCDFICSNKHVFRKHKKQGHPGSEQLQCSFCPYATFNPVEFHDHVGKMHANEKIHKCTECAFATAHKRVLIRHMLLHTGEKPHKCELCDFTCRDVSYLSKHMLTHSNDKNFMCTECGYITKWKHYLNVHMRKHTGDLRYQCNQCSYRCHRADQLSSHKLRHQGKSLICEVCGFACKRKYELQKHMQAKHSQNYQVPVFQCQYCTYQTKYKQALLNHENCKHTKQKEFRCALCSYCTFSNTSLFFHKRKIHGYIPGDKDWLDNYASKELEISSSEALFGYEVGAALHVDASSPLTGKEQWMKEKPSQVESQGDEGYQQVFMVPLLEQDAAPPESSSEAERGKGEQSCPIAGNALEEDCMQGNAATGSTEFTVSEDVAESCTLHLEALNVSSDPLLENLTGEACVTQPESVEMLSCKEPPAAYEMLGSQDGLGLEDSGNTLEDIPDFGEEVDVQEEKVVKGSVAEGDNQGKETLKEDMGHLEGSCSDKVMADIEERDTSQAKLPEAWLSMLKTPEQGHLPVPEDGPASGDNARGGSESVLKALRKQDKEQAETLVLEGRVQMLVVQSESQVFKCEKCSYITRKEKSMSLHSKASCQSRRAPLMCRECGASFKQQRGLNTHLLKKCPVLLKNNKILKPTNQEAPGLSQSADQAGDNGTETAEGKKGGSEESGHAESPWEADLLPHKTQAAGIPLAGAQISGCHASEKSLLGDSTEVAEEPPQQGGGTEPGGTAGASQPGKPAEKYRLEGGKLHCNACSFVCSRVTTITSHVEDGCRNLEQFWCSQCPETFRSRRALKSHCAEKHIVHPEDKPQRTQLPEGDPLSVKKDQTSELPLDATPPKATLPKRSRFSCPTCPFTCHQERAMKTHKKRGCVTLGEFRCTSCPFTAKVAKALRLHRRLHRKHYSKRPQLQCRQCEFTCKQTRCLRQHIRIKHEGVKPHKCRYCEFSTTRRYRLEAHQSLHTGVGRIACGICSQTFGTNSKLRIHRLRVHEKTPTHFCPLCDYSSYLQNDITRHVNSCHHGELNFGCSRCEARFSSETALKQHVLRRHEEKVSYSCPRCEFVCHSEATLKCHVQKQHPHLECGTCKETFATREALEEHKTQHFSHRCELCSFAAKERQQLVRHYMESHEPAAPQDKPLHCPFCDFACRHQLVFDQHMKGHGGTRVYKCSDCEYTTKNRQKITWHIRIHTGEKPYKCHLCKYACADPSRLKYHMRIHKEERKYLCPDCGYKCKWVNQLKYHMTKHTGLKPYRCDECEYCTNRADALRVHKETRHQEARSFICEQCGKAFKTRFLLKTHLKKHSEEKPYVCNACGRAFRWAAGLRHHYLTHTNEHPFFCRYCPYKAKQKFQVIKHIQRHHPEHRAVDPSQGVGKDPSTHTVHLHTVQKESQAKGAPRMEQEGERPAEKDGKAQ
- the ZNF142 gene encoding zinc finger protein 142 isoform X2, giving the protein METLCSELLLPTPGEVGAVGSPGVASAGLAGTPPLAASQDLLLAEASVPGEGAHAEGSNVEIFIEAVAGNVTLSNAASATEVLVKVVELYFCERCGQSFSEASLLSQHQCLLLPPQEHLELPGALLAAASESQSDPRGSELPGGSTQEGCAPECLLCPVCQEAFLQPGQLKEHFKTHRAPSGALPCPEQGCQFTTEDRKQLRTHLRHLHGASAVSCACRACPLLFPSRQAMEQHHRTHFPFHCAHCDFITANAKLFWQHRKGHTTESPSEMPTTGDPHSLYKCCILPSASEGQEEPGDCHSGWKASTAEARPGKPAGTEDTSLKRVSAGEEDSDSSGDESPEEDGKSLCEAEAKEDGKAAPKKVGVPQAQHFKGDVAEGSEYLYKTHMCPECKRCFKKRTHLVEHLHLHFPDPSLQCPNCHKYFTSKSKLKIHMMRETGEKAHRCPLCHYSSVEKNALNRHMASMHEDISNFYSDVYSCPVCEEKFRLSQALKEHLKTHKAEPKRLSCFHRDCNFCAEDRKEFVRHLKDAHGIKAVECKYHACSLLFGTAEAMEAHRKTHYAFHCQQCDFICSNKHVFRKHKKQGHPGSEQLQCSFCPYATFNPVEFHDHVGKMHANEKIHKCTECAFATAHKRVLIRHMLLHTGEKPHKCELCDFTCRDVSYLSKHMLTHSNDKNFMCTECGYITKWKHYLNVHMRKHTGDLRYQCNQCSYRCHRADQLSSHKLRHQGKSLICEVCGFACKRKYELQKHMQAKHSQNYQVPVFQCQYCTYQTKYKQALLNHENCKHTKQKEFRCALCSYCTFSNTSLFFHKRKIHGYIPGDKDWLDNYASKELEISSSEALFGYEVGAALHVDASSPLTGKEQWMKEKPSQVESQGDEGYQQVFMVPLLEQDAAPPESSSEAERGKGEQSCPIAGNALEEDCMQGNAATGSTEFTVSEDVAESCTLHLEALNVSSDPLLENLTGEACVTQPESVEMLSCKEPPAAYEMLGSQDGLGLEDSGNTLEDIPDFGEEVDVQEEKVVKGSVAEGDNQGKETLKEDMGHLEGSCSDKVMADIEERDTSQAKLPEAWLSMLKTPEQGHLPVPEDGPASGDNARGGSESVLKALRKQDKEQAETLVLEGRVQMLVVQSESQVFKCEKCSYITRKEKSMSLHSKASCQSRRAPLMCRECGASFKQQRGLNTHLLKKCPVLLKNNKILKPTNQEAPGLSQSADQAGDNGTETAEGKKGGSEESGHAESPWEADLLPHKTQAAGIPLAGAQISGCHASEKSLLGDSTEVAEEPPQQGGGTEPGGTAGASQPGKPAEKYRLEGGKLHCNACSFVCSRVTTITSHVEDGCRNLEQFWCSQCPETFRSRRALKSHCAEKHIVHPEDKPQRTQLPEGDPLSVKKDQTSELPLDATPPKATLPKRSRFSCPTCPFTCHQERAMKTHKKRGCVTLGEFRCTSCPFTAKVAKALRLHRRLHRKHYSKRPQLQCRQCEFTCKQTRCLRQHIRIKHEGVKPHKCRYCEFSTTRRYRLEAHQSLHTGVGRIACGICSQTFGTNSKLRIHRLRVHEKTPTHFCPLCDYSSYLQNDITRHVNSCHHGELNFGCSRCEARFSSETALKQHVLRRHEEKVSYSCPRCEFVCHSEATLKCHVQKQHPHLECGTCKETFATREALEEHKTQHFSHRCELCSFAAKERQQLVRHYMESHEPAAPQDKPLHCPFCDFACRHQLVFDQHMKGHGGTRVYKCSDCEYTTKNRQKITWHIRIHTGEKPYKCHLCKYACADPSRLKYHMRIHKEERKYLCPDCGYKCKWVNQLKYHMTKHTGLKPYRCDECEYCTNRADALRVHKETRHQEARSFICEQCGKAFKTRFLLKTHLKKHSEEKPYVCNACGRAFRWAAGLRHHYLTHTNEHPFFCRYCPYKAKQKFQVIKHIQRHHPEHRAVDPSQGVGKDPSTHTVHLHTVQKESQAKGAPRMEQEGERPAEKDGKAQ